A window of Nonomuraea angiospora genomic DNA:
CGCGCGCCTCCGCGAAGTCGCCGCGGTAGCGCAGGTCGGCGCCGTGGCTGTTGGTGAGCAGCAGGGTCTCCTCGTCGCCCTCGCCGAGCACGCGCCGCATCCGCTCCATGAGGGCCTTGTTCAGCTCGAACGACTCGTCGATGGCGCCCAGCTCGCGGATGATGATCGCGTAGTGGCGCTGGGCGGTGAGCACGTCCCGGTCGTCCTCGCCGCTGTCCACCCGCCAGGCCTCCAGGAACTCCTGCACCAGCTCGCGGGCCGAGGCGAAGTCGCCCGAGGTGTAGACATAGCGGATGATGCTGAGGGCGAACTTGCGGACGTTGGGGTCGCGGCTGCCCTTGACGTCGGCCGTGGTGATGTGGCCGAGGAGGTTGGCGTAGCGGGGCCAGGCCGAGGTGTCGTCGGGCTCGTAGCCGGCCACCGAGGCCGACAGCAGGAGGTGGACCTCGCGGCGGAAGGCGTCGGCCTCGTCGCCGTCGAGCTCGTCGCGCAGCAGCGCCTGGACCAGCCGGTGGACCTGGACCGTACGGCTCTCCGAGTCGATCCGCACCAGGGCGTACCTGCCCAGCTCCCGGATGACCTGGCTGAGCTGGATCGGGTCGGCCAGCAGGCCGGCGATCTTGGATCCGGCCGCGTACGCCTCGGGCAGCTCGTCCAGCAGGTCCCGCGGGATCGGCTCGGGCCCGAAGAACGCGAAGCAGCGCAGCAGCTCGACCGCGTCGGGCAGCCTGGCCTTGAGCTGCGACACCGAGGTGGCCCACGCCGCCGTCATCGACAGCGGGTAGTCGGACGGCTTGTTGGCGCCCAGGAGCCGGGTCGTCTGCCGCTTCAGCAGCCGCAGATATTCCTCGGCCGACATGCCCGACTCGGCCTGCAGCGCGCCCGCCTGCTCCAGGGCCAGCGGCAGGTCGCCGAGCGCCTCGGCCAGCCGGTCGGCCTGCTCGCGGCCGAGCGCCCGCCCCACCCGCCTGACCAGGAACGTGACGCTCTCCTCGCGCTCGAAAACGTCCACGGGCAGGGTGTCGACGACGCCCTGCCAGCTGTGGTTGCGCGAGGTGATCAGCACGTGGCCGGGGCCGCGCGGGACGATGTCGTTGATCTCCAGGTTCTCGGCATTGTCGAAGATCAACAGCCAGTTCCGGTACGGCTCGCCGCGCCGCAGCGCGTCCAGCGCGGCCTCGGCCGCGTCCTCGACGCTGTGGGGACCGACCTTGAGGTGCAACTCCCGGGCCAGCCCGGCCAGCGACGACTTCACCAGCATCGTCTGCGCCGCCGGCACCCACCACACCAGGTCGTAGGCGTGCCTGAAGCGGTGGGCGTACTCGATCGCGAGCTGCGACTTGCCCACGCCGCCGAGTCCTTGCAGAGCGTGCGGCGCAGGCTGAGACTGGTCCTGTGCCTGGGGGAGGACGGCGGTGACCTTGGACTGGAGCCCCGTACGCAGCTTCTCGATGAGGTCGTCCCGACCCGTGAAGTTCTTGTTCCGCTGGGGAACTTTGCCCCATACGGACGGTGCATGGGCAGAATCGTGTTGCGAGTGCGAATTTGTCACGATATCGCCTTGAGTCGGCCGGTCGTCACATCAAGCATAGACAGCATATTGAAGCCAGAGATAGATAGGATCCGCTAGATCCATCAGGTCCAGGGAGAGCGATGAACAAGGAAGCAGTGCAGGGGTACGGCGGTGGTCTCATTGATGTCAGCGGGCGCACCCTGGAGGAGCTCAAAGACATCGACGACTCCCGGCTGAAGGACGCCATAGACCGCCTTCTCGACGAGACCGGCGTGACGCCCGTGGCCAAATTCCAGTCTTCCATCTGAGGCAGCCCGCGGGTCGGCCGCCACGCCTGACCTGCGGGCCGACACTTCCCCCACATTTAGGCCAGCCCGAAAACATTCACATATTTCCATCCGTCCCGGGTCATATACTCCTCAGCACAAGAATGGTCCTGCCGGTGGGGTGGCGCGTGAACGAAGCGGACTGGGTGCGATTGGTCAGACAGCTCCGCAGAGGCGACTGCACCCCGCTTCTCGGGGCGGGCGCCTGCTATGGGCGACTTCCGACCGGCAAGGAGCTCAGCAAGCACTTCGCGAAGGAGTACGGCTTTCCGTTCGCCGACCACGGAAATCTCGCGCACGTGATGCAGTACGCGGCTCACGTGCATAACGATCCCACCGATCTCAAAGTGGAAGTCTGCGCATACCTGAAACAGTACGCGGCGGCCGCCACCGATCCGCTCGACCCGCACACGGTGCTGGCCGAGTTCCCGATCAAGACTTTTCTCACCACCAACTACGACGACTTCATGCTGCAGGCCTTACAGCACTGCCGCAAAGGTCCGCGCACCCCGAACGTGTGCAGGTCGACGTGGTGGGAGCCGACGAAGCGGGCCGTCGTGCCCGACCCCGATCCCGACCACCCGCTGATCTACCATCTGCACGGGAACTGGGACGACCCCTCCTCCATCGTGCTGACCGAGAACGATTATGTGCAGTATCTCCTCAACCTGCGCGACGTCGACGACGCGAACGGCCGCCAGCTCCTCCCGATTCCCGAGCCGGTGCTCGACGCCATGACCTCGAGCCCGCTGCTCTTTCTCGGCTACAGCCTCCAGGACTGGAACTTCCGGGTGCTCTTCCACGGCCTGATCAAATCCATTCCCTCCACCCGGCAGCGCCGGCATATCAGCGTGCAACTCCTGCCGGAGCTGAACACGTCGCTGACCGACGCGGAGAATCTGGCCGCCGAATACCTGAAGAGCTATTACGCCGACCTGAAGATCTCGATCTACGTCGGCACCACGTCCGCGTTCTTCAAGGAACTGCTCGACTGGAATGCGAGGACGCCGCTATGACCGTGACCGATCCGGCCGGCCGGCCGTACGTCGGGCTGCGCCCCTTCGGCCGTGCCGACAGCGACCTGTTCCACGGAAGGGAGCAGGAGTCGCGGGAGATCGCCACGCTCTGGCGGGCGGCCGGGCTGACCGTGCTCTACGGCGCCTCCGGCGTGGGCAAGACCTCGCTGCTCAACGCGGGCGTGCTGCCCAGGATCGACCGGGAGCGGGCCGACGTGCTGCCCGTCGCCAGGATCTCGCCGCACACCCCGCTCCCCATCGCGGGCGGCAACCCGTACGTCATGGCGCTGCTGTCGGCCTGGGCGCCGGACGCCTCGCCCGGCTCGCTGGCGGGCCTGACCGTCACGCGATTCCTTGCCGAGCGCCCCGGGCGCGAGGACGAGTACGGCGACCCGCTGCCCGTCCTGGCCGCCATCGACCAGGCGGAGACCCTGTTCCACAGCGACCTGGCCCGCCAGCGCGACCGCAAGGAGCTCGTCGACCAGCTCGTACGGGCCATGCGCGACCACCCCGGCCTGCACCTCCTGCTGTCGCTGCGCGAGGAGTACCTGTTCCTCGTGCTGCCCTACGAGCGCCCGTTCGGCCAGGGCTCGCGGGCCCGCTTCCACCTGCAGCCGCTCTCCCCCGAGGAGGCGAGGCAGGCCGTGGAGCGGCCGCTGGAGCGCACCTCCAGGACCATCACCCGCGCCGCCACCCGGCTCCTGGTCGGCGAGCTGCGTTCGGCCACCGTCAAGGACGCGTGGGGCAACCCGTCCACCGTCGAGCTGGAGCTGGTGGAGCCCGTCCAGCTCCAGGTGGTC
This region includes:
- the fxsT gene encoding FxSxx-COOH system tetratricopeptide repeat protein — protein: MTNSHSQHDSAHAPSVWGKVPQRNKNFTGRDDLIEKLRTGLQSKVTAVLPQAQDQSQPAPHALQGLGGVGKSQLAIEYAHRFRHAYDLVWWVPAAQTMLVKSSLAGLARELHLKVGPHSVEDAAEAALDALRRGEPYRNWLLIFDNAENLEINDIVPRGPGHVLITSRNHSWQGVVDTLPVDVFEREESVTFLVRRVGRALGREQADRLAEALGDLPLALEQAGALQAESGMSAEEYLRLLKRQTTRLLGANKPSDYPLSMTAAWATSVSQLKARLPDAVELLRCFAFFGPEPIPRDLLDELPEAYAAGSKIAGLLADPIQLSQVIRELGRYALVRIDSESRTVQVHRLVQALLRDELDGDEADAFRREVHLLLSASVAGYEPDDTSAWPRYANLLGHITTADVKGSRDPNVRKFALSIIRYVYTSGDFASARELVQEFLEAWRVDSGEDDRDVLTAQRHYAIIIRELGAIDESFELNKALMERMRRVLGEGDEETLLLTNSHGADLRYRGDFAEAREHDRESLSRHEAVFGRAHRRTLRAMNNLALDHLLLGDYQEAQTLQARVLKLQRQAGSGASRANVLASMNNLARVVRLQGRYREACDLGQDAYDFGLQELGQEHPWTMRSAKDLSIAKRRAGLIEEALELADRTFELQKRGTSIDHPDTLAAALCLANAQRAADQVDDSLRLLRDIVSRFASMYGDDHPFKYGCDSNFALLLRVSGSKEQAREIDEAALAGFDRRLTRQHYFSLTCAINLASDLAEVGLHEEARVLGQETLRDLRALFGDDHPVTLAAGANLVGDLLATGAAEEAAALREDVLDRYDRVLGPNHPDVLVSRQGNRLDFDFDPPVL
- a CDS encoding SIR2 family NAD-dependent protein deacylase, with the translated sequence MVLPVGWRVNEADWVRLVRQLRRGDCTPLLGAGACYGRLPTGKELSKHFAKEYGFPFADHGNLAHVMQYAAHVHNDPTDLKVEVCAYLKQYAAAATDPLDPHTVLAEFPIKTFLTTNYDDFMLQALQHCRKGPRTPNVCRSTWWEPTKRAVVPDPDPDHPLIYHLHGNWDDPSSIVLTENDYVQYLLNLRDVDDANGRQLLPIPEPVLDAMTSSPLLFLGYSLQDWNFRVLFHGLIKSIPSTRQRRHISVQLLPELNTSLTDAENLAAEYLKSYYADLKISIYVGTTSAFFKELLDWNARTPL